One window from the genome of Rhizoctonia solani chromosome 15, complete sequence encodes:
- a CDS encoding Retrotransposable element Tf2 protein, which translates to MQAQTFNCRHAQWRIFLSNFNFEIHYCPGKQSGKPDALSRRSDYVDLPSEPEVMLPSEVFANSLEEELEVVLDICTKLKEDPSLEPIIKFLTEDVDNAPPSICKAYRDYDWEEDLLCYRRKLVVPDSEALKERLLREFHNSPLAGHPGQQQTLELLGRNYWWPGMKSSAKEWVECCPTCQANCCPHAPVIALKPLEVPPFPFHTISYDFITGFPKSQGFDAILVVIDSFSKFGHFIPTSKKVTAKGLADLFVTHVWKLHGLPVKTILD; encoded by the coding sequence atgcaggcgcAAACTTTCAACTGCAGACATGCCCAATGGCGGattttcctgagcaacttcaactttgaaatccactattgcccaggtaaacaatcaggaaagccagacgcCCTTTCTAGAAGATCAGATTATGTAGATCTCCCatcagaaccagaagtcatgcttcCATCAGAAGTTTTTGCAAATTCATTGGAAGAGGAATTAGAAGTTGTCTTGGATATTTGcaccaagctcaaggaagATCCATCACTGGAACCAATTATCAAATTCCTTACTGAGGATGTAGACAACGCACCCCCTTCTATTTGCAAGGCCTATAGGgactatgactgggaagaagatttACTATGTTACCGCAGaaaactagttgtcccagactcagaagcCTTGAAAGAGCGGCTACtaagggaattccacaattCACCtttggcaggacacccaggtcaacagCAAACCTTAGAACTACTTGGCAGGAATtattggtggccagggatgaagtcctcagccaaggaatgggtggaatgctgcCCAACATGCCAAGCTAACTGTTGTCCTCATGCGCCAGTCATTGCCCTGAAGCCACTGGAAGTCCCCCCATTTCCTTTCCACACAATTTCCTATGATTTCATTACAGGCTTCCCTAAGTCACAAGGGTTTGACGCAATCTTAGTTGTCATAGattccttttccaaatttggccatttcatTCCTACTTCAAAAAAGGTCACAGCAAAGGGATT
- a CDS encoding Vegetative incompatibility protein HET-E-1, translated as MPAIRTETRISKATGDATSYHLDRSSEHRTKFPWSQDNLDQWATPDPSMGWDMGNDQPPITNIYDWHKVITRCDSFQQSKAYAKLLDPSATLDYIPMGQQWKCYWIGRTLCCPIRGYLRWVGSEPPKQPKLMQSTKFFVCRGNVGASVEDVVRAPVLKHTRKLAEWHLDIEEIDPEWWIPISTVREWLAAEIENWKNKLPSGLGGYVDNLTPEDVYYMILEREMSIEDLHDWLKQWAMQAAQNDLSRSISNLAIHELSDEGGHESDLESNKAMNKWNPLDYADGM; from the coding sequence ATGCCTGCCATCAGAACAGAGACCAGGATCTCCAAGGCCACTGGAGATGCCACCTCTTACCACCTTGACAGATCCAGTGAGCACAGGACCAAGTTCCCTTGGTCCCAGGACAACCTGGATCAATGGGCAACCCCAGATCCATCCATGGGCTGGGACATGGGGAATGATCAACCCCCTATCACCAACATCTATGACTGGCATAAGGTCATCACAAGAtgtgactccttccaacaatccaaggcttatgccaaactacttgatccctcagcaacccttgattacataccaatgggTCAACAATGGAAATGCTACTGGATTGGAAGAACCCTATGCTGTCCAATCAGGGGATACCTCCGCTGGGTTGGCAGTGAGCcaccaaaacaacccaaactaaTGCAAAGCACCAAGTTCTTTGTGTGTAGAGGTAATGTGGGTGCCTCTGTGGAGGATGTAGTGAGGGCCCCAGTGCTAAAGCacacaaggaagttggcagagtggcatctagacattgaggaaattgatcctgaatggtggataccaatctcaacagtaagggaatggctggctgcggaaattgaaaactggaaaaacaaactgccatcaggcttaggtggctatgtggacaacctcactcctgaggatGTCTATTACATGATCCTAGAACGCGAAATGAGCATAGAGGATCTACATGactggctcaaacaatgGGCCATGCAAGCAGCTCAGAATGATCTGAGCAGAAGTATATCTAACTTAGCAATCCATGAACTAAGTGATGAAGGAGGACATGAGTCTGACCTTGAAAGTAACAAGGCCATGAACAAATGGAATCCCTTGGATTATGCTGATGGAATGTGA
- a CDS encoding Reverse transcriptase (RNA-dependent DNA polymerase), which translates to MLDGTISQTGCIWHQVHLAVLANGHIHSIPFLVCPIGNTPAILGMTWLANESPLIDWQQGSITFPELTEIALEEEADPNPLADLPNQYHKFAKVFGKEEFKVLPPHREYNIAINLIPDAKLSPGPIYGMTDAESKALKQHIDEELATGKIRPGTSSAGALVMFVKKADGSLRLVVDYWKLNDVTHKNVYLLPRQDNLMAKLRHAKIFTKLDLRWGYNNVQIKEGNEWKMAFRTKYGVFEYLVMPFGLTNAPAAFQHFTNDLFRDLIDVTVVIYLDNILIFLEDPKDHPTHVREVLSRLMKNQLFCKLSKCHFHVTTVDYLGIVISPAGFSMDQKKIEAITTWPTPKTVKQVQAFLGFVNYLRRFIPNFSSVACPLHNLTKKETPWSWGDPKEVAFQELKSLVTKSPVLIHSNPNLPYYLETDASGVAMGAILSQQGEDNRLHPVAYMSKSFSGAKANYDMHNKELLAIIKALEEWRIFLEATDRPIQVFTDHWNLEYLS; encoded by the coding sequence atgttagatggtactatttcACAAACTGGTTGCAtctggcaccaggttcaccttgcggtcttggccaatggccatatccattccattcctttcctagtCTGCCCAATAGGCAATACCCCGGCTATACTTGGGATGACATGGCTTGCAAATGAAtcccctttgattgattggcaacaaggatcaATCACGTTCCCTGAACTAACTGAAATAGCTTTGGAAGAGGAGGCAGATCCCAACCCTCTAGCAGACCTACCCAATCAATatcacaagtttgccaaagtctttggcaaagaggaATTCAAAGTCTTACCTCCTCATAGGGAATACAATATTGCAATCAATCTAATCCCTGACGCCAAACTATCTCCTGGTCCTATCTATGGTATGACAGACGCAGAGTCAAAGGCTTTGAAGCAGcatattgatgaagaactagcaacagggaagataCGCCCTGGTACCTCATCCGCAGGAGCCCTGGTtatgtttgtcaagaaggcTGATGGCTCCCTAAGATTGGTTGTGGACTATTGGAAACTCAATgatgtaacccacaaaaacgtgTACCTGCTCCCAagacaggacaacctcatggcaaaaTTGAGACATGCCAAGATATTCACAAAGCTTGACTTACgctggggatacaacaacgtccaaatcaaggaaggcaatgaGTGGAAGATGGCTTTTAGAACCAAGTACGGGgtgtttgaatacctggtaatgccctttggccttaccaacgcccccgCCGCTTTCCAGCATTTCACAAATGACTtgtttagggacctcattgacgtgACTGTGGTTATTTACCTGGACAACATAttgatattcttggaagacCCAAAGGACCATCCTACCCACGTCAGGGAAGTACTATCACGTCTGATGAAGAATCAATTGTTCTGCAAACTATCCAAgtgtcacttccatgtcactacagttgactaccttggtattgtcatctcccctgctggcttctccatggaccagaagaagattgaagcCATTACAACGTGGCCCACACCTAAgacagtcaagcaggtccaggccttcctagggtttgtcaattacctccgccggttcattcccaatttcagctctgTTGCATGCCCCCTGCACAACCTGACAaagaaggaaaccccttggtcatggggtgaTCCCAAAGAAGTTGCGTTCCAGGAACTGAAATCCTTAGTTACCAAGTCCCCGGTTCttatccactccaacccaaacctcccctactacctagagacagacgcttcaggagtagccatgggagccatcctgAGCCAACAGGGAGAGGATAACCGTCTCCACCCAGTTGCAtacatgtccaaatccttctcTGGCGCCAAAGCAAACTATGACATGCACAACAAGGAGCTGCTGGCAATTATCAAGGCACTGGAAGAGTGGCGGATCTTCTTAGAAGCAACAGATAGACCCATACAGGTGTTCACAGATCAttggaacctggaatatttgtcataa
- a CDS encoding Retrotransposon-derived protein PEG10, translating into MTDKAANWALPLIGAIIKGKGNPPTTIPALTAKFKEAFANPDAKRAAARKIAMLTQTTTTSEYVTKFHNLIAELDWNKEAYIAQFMRSLHWKVKELLSTKDNIPEELKAIFAASIKIDNTHRKNEENRPKKAPTKSLATVATSTTTTRVRLSKDPNYVTPEERDCHCAARLCVKCGQKGHGIKQCPNGWKAMVKEVAKVVEEESGKE; encoded by the coding sequence atgacagacaaggcagccAATTGGGCGCTCCCCCTCATTGGGGCcattatcaagggcaagggtaacccgccaaccaccatcccggccttaacggccaaatttaaagaagcctttgccaatccagacgcaaagagggcggccgccagaaaaattgcCATGTtaactcagaccacaaccacgtctgagtatgtCACCAAGTTTCATAACCTCAttgcggaacttgactggaacaaggaggcgtacattgcccagttcatgcgcagccttcactggaaggtcaaagagctcctgtccaccaaggacaacatccctgaggagctcaaggcaatttttgcggcctcAATCAAAATAGACAACACCCACCGCAAAAATGAAGAAAACCGCCCCAAGAAGGCTCCCACCAAATCCCTGGCCACtgtggccacctccactaccacaactagggtccgcctatccaaggaccccaattacgtcACCCCAGAGGAAAGGGATTGCCACTGCGCAGCCAGGCTGTGCGTCAAATGTGGCCAAAAAGGGCACGGTATCAAGCAAtgccccaacggctggaaagccatgGTCAAGGAAGTTGCCAAGGTGGTGGAAGAAGAGTCAGGAAAAGAGTAG
- a CDS encoding Retrotransposable element Tf2 protein, whose amino-acid sequence MLWLKKHNPQISWEKHTLVFNLSYCSNNCLSTPAVLELKAVEEIPLPYQEFHKVFSKEELSKLPPHCPYDIAIELLPDAKPWHGPIYSLGPREDAELKETIEKQLKAGLICPSKSPMASPILFVKKKNGKLCMCVDYQRLNSMTKKNVYPLPLPQNLIEKLQGAKIFSKFDLKAGYTLVQIKEGDKWKTAFKTKYRLFEYLVMPFGLTNAPAAFQDMMNEIFRDLLDVYVIIYLDNILVFSLNEKDHKAHVQEILKRLQDNDLFCNIKKCHFHVKRIDYLGFIILEFGIEVDQSKVTDAMNWSTPKNVKNIQEFLGFKDSVWRWDLAEQQSFDGLKKCLTTAPLLLQPDTTKQFYVECNASDYATGAILSQRNSEGKLAPVAYLSKLLSPAEKNYDIFDKELLAVIRAFKEWCHLLEGSESPVQVLTDHKNLEYFSTSQSLNKRQIRWANFLVDYNFQIIYRPGAQNKKANILLRRYNLVPLEGGVENQVLLKPELFIASITPDQEINDLIGKAIYEDDRLKEILHKLQNKEKVLEWELKEGLLWYQGKIFVPKDNTIRNLILESRHDALAAGHPGQARTLELISRSYYWPLLKKFVNSYVSHCKTCIRSKPTNQLPVGLLKPLQIPERPWEDIAYDMIVGLPVSEGFDAILTKEAKIFIRMFGNHCQSDWVSLLPLAKFALNNLKQSSTRKSLFQICYGLNPQFSVGQKTDELVPNADEHAEFLEKGYDKVKATLSLSQERMKYFYNQRHREEEEIQVGNKVWLSHQNISTDRPSIKLSHKKLGPYLVIEKIGTHAYKLQLPHTMRIHPVFHINLLTKFHPNPHGHDPPQPAPIITEEGEEEYEVERIIDSKWKGRGKSRKLWYLVKWRGYNEGSNLWEPIDNVDNAQEAIKEFHDEHPDASIGDRATDFKPTCIIGPSLVVTTNITGELIELRAICKETVDLLGDKDQGGTQIQAQPGPLTGPTTPPTHTGGEANTPGTVRPGLKAPFRPSRGTGFDSKDKEEPRHPKKEPQGTPRRHLGSLTPFDAGSSVKRPKMDLPDPYKGDTRGQKATQWLD is encoded by the exons ATGTTGTGGCTTAAAAAACATAACCCCCAAATttcatgggaaaaacatacactaGTTTTCAATTTGTCATATTGTTCAAACAATTGTCTATCTACTCCTGCTGTATTGgaactcaaagcagtagaagaaatTCCGTTACCCTACCAAGAATTTCACAAAGTCTTctccaaggaagaattgTCTAAATTGCCGCctcattgcccttatgatATTGCTATTGAATTGCTCCCTGACGCAAAACCCTGGcatggccccatatataGTTTAGGCCCAAGGGAAGATGCAGAACTGAAGGAAACCATAGAAAAACAACTTAAGGCCGGCCTGATTTGTCCCTCCAAATCTCCTATGGCTTCTCCAATTctatttgtcaaaaagaagaATGGAAAACTATGCATGTGTGTGGATTATCAACGCCTGAACAGCATGACCAAAAAAAACGTATATCCCTTACCTTTGCCACAGAACCTTATTGAGAAGTTACAaggcgccaagatctttagtaaatttgatctcaAGGCAGGATATACTTTAGTCCAgatcaaagaaggtgacaaatggaaaacagccttcaagaCAAAATACAGACTATTTGAGTATTtggttatgccctttgggttaaCAAACGCGCCGGCGGCTTTTCAAGATATGATGAACGAGATATTCAGGGATCTTCTGGATGTTTATGTCATTATATACCTGGACAATATCCTAGTCTTCTCCCTGAATGAAAAAGATCACAAAGCCCATGTGCAAGAAATACTCAAGAGATTACAGGACAATGATCTTTTCTGCAACATCaaaaaatgccatttccacgtcaaaaGAATTGATTACCTAGGGTTCATCATATTGGAGTTTGGCATAGAAGTTGATCAGTCTAAAGTCACAGATgcaatgaattggtcaacaccaaagaatgtcaaaaatatccaggaattcttaggattt AAAGATAGTGTTTGGAGATGGGACTTAGCAGAACAACAGTCTTTTGACGGTCTAAAAAAATGTCTTACAACAGCACCATTGCTTCTACAACCGGATACAACAAAACAATTCTATGTGGAATGCAACGCATCAGATTATGCAACAGGAGCCATATTATCCCAACGCAATTCTGAGGGAAAATTGGCCCCGGTGGCATACCTATCCAAATTGTTATCCCCAGCTGAGAAaaactatgatatctttgacaaAGAATTGCTAGCGGTTATTAGGGCATTTAAGGAATGGTGTCATCTGCTGGAAGGATCCGAATcaccagtccaagttctaacggatcataagaacttggaatacttttCCACATCACAATCCTTGAACAAACGGCAAATTAGATGGGCAAACTTCCTAGTAGACTACAATTTCCAGATCATTTATAGGCCTGGAGCACAGAATAAAAAAGCCAACATCCTCTTGCGTCGCTACAAtttagtaccccttgaaggaggggtagagaaccaagttctcctgaaaccggaacttttCATTGCATCAATCACTCCagatcaggaaatcaatgatTTAATTGGCAAAGCCATTTATGAGGATGACCGTCTAAAAGAAATTCTGCacaaactccagaacaaggaaaaggtcttggagtgggaattgaaagaaggattactatggtatcaaggaaaaatctttgtacctaAAGACAATACCATTAGGAACCTTATCTTAGAATCTAGGCATGACGCTTTAgcggcaggacacccaggacaagccaGAACATTAGAACTTATTTCCAGGagttactactggccattgctgaaaaagtttgtcaattcttatgtcagccactgcaaaacctgcatcaggtccaagccaacaaatcaattacCTGTAGGCCTATTAAAACCATTGCAAATTCCTGAGCgcccctgggaagacattgcttatgatatgattgtgggactacCAGTTTCTGAAGGCTTTGATGCTATCCTGACG AAGGAAGCCAAAATCTTTATACgtatgtttgggaatcattgccaATCAGATTGGGTATCCCTACTTCCTTTAGCCAAATTTGCACTCAACAACCTCAAGCAATCTTCCACGCGTAAATCTCTGTTTCAAATATGTTATGGATTGAACCCACAATTTTCTGTGGGACAAAAAACAGATGAATtggtacccaatgcagatgAACATGCAGAATTCCTAGAAAAAGGCTATGACAAAGTTAAAGCAACACTGTCCTTGTCACAGGAAAGGATGAAATACTTCTATAATCAACGTCacagggaagaagaggaaatcCAAGTGGGGAACAAAGTCTGGTTAAGCCATCAGAACATATCCACTGATAGGCCGTCCATCAAACTTAGCCATAAAAAGCTAGGACCCTACCTGGtgattgagaaaattggaacgCACGCATACAAGCTACAACTACCTCACacaatgcgcatacatccagtttTTCATATCAACCTCCTAACCAAGTTTCATCCCAATCCCCATGGCCatgatcctcctcaacctgcacccattatcacagaagaaggtgaagaggaatatgaagtAGAAAGAATCATAGACAGCAAATGGAAGGGACGGGGTAAATCAAGAAAACTCTGGTATTTGGTTAAGTGGAGGGGATACAATGAAGGAAGTAACTTGTGGGAACCCATAGACAACGTGGACAATGCCCAAGAAGCCATCAAAGAATTCCATGATGAACAtcctgatgca tccattggtgatagggccacggactttaaacctacttgtatcataggtccgagcttagttgtgacaacaaacataacaggggaactgattgagcttagggccatatgcaaggagactgtggacctccttggggacaAAGATCAAGGAGGAACCCAAATCCAAGcacagcctggcccattgactgggcctaccACCCCTCCTACTCACACAGGAGGAGAAGCcaacactccaggcacggttaggcctgggctcaaggccccatttaGGCCATCCAGAGGAACAGGGTTTGATtccaaggacaaggaggaGCCAAGAcatcccaaaaaggagcctcaaggaacgcctcgGAGGCACCTtgggtccctcaccccctttgacgcagggtccagcgtgaagcggcccaagatggacctcccagacCCCTACAagggagacaccaggggGCAAAAGGCCACTCAGTGGCTGGACTGA
- a CDS encoding Retrotransposon gag protein — MVAQNMIVLKKEFLQLQGAYEAQHDQIALLRAKLEEHCDQSRNQHIFYSNQIQGAATSIQAMQDQLLHLSPSRSTAPPPPPSGTATSTNLPPAPTTSNSNLKFAKPNKFGRKKEDALNFIIACQAYIRAKGANQSHEEKILWVTLYFKGAAEDWVCPYKERKVFRSEAVPLLKDIDVFWAKFTKHYVDTNCNEKYCQKWNNLRQKASVQEYTQEFQQYSVSLGYSDETLRNKYYNGLKNEIKDIMLSTMFQWHRATAQQVYDKAEEIANHIESTRLSNPPASTICATSTVVPTSNPNSPPTHTCLNVGDNVYMVDPTTCRAKKGAITSIVCTTSGNMPNVRWNRESKDTMIPFPSLKKDERPAAAVPVKPILAPTPVLASNSKGPVPMDLDGRGLANLTCHVCSGKGHFARNCPSKPMSGHVANVKWSWERPKEESQIEVVSNEEELGKGKAKAN, encoded by the coding sequence ATGGTTGcccaaaatatgattgttCTAAAAAAAGAGTTCTTGCAACTACAAGGCGCTTATGAAGCgcaacatgatcaaatagCGTTGCTAAGGGCCAAACTTGAAGAACATTGCGACCAATCACGTAATCAACACATCTTTTATTCAaatcaaatccaaggagcTGCCACTTCCATCCAAGCTATGCAAGACCAGCTTCTCCATCTATCCCCTTCTCGATCCAcagctcctcctcctccaccttctggcactgccacctccaccaatctCCCACCTGCTCCTACAACTTCTAACTCCAATTTAAAGTTTGCCAAGCCCAACAAATTTGGCAGGAAGAAAGAAGATGCCCTGAATTTCATTATCGCCTGCCAGGCTtatataagggcaaaaggGGCCAACCAATCCCATGAAGAGAAAATTTTGTGGGTCACATTGTATTTCAAGGGAGCGGCGGAAGACTGGGTTTGCCCATAcaaagaaaggaaggtgtttaGGAGTGAAGCGGTCCCCTTATTAAAAGATATTGATGTATTTTGGGCCAAATTCACCAAGCACTATGTGGACACCAATTGCAATGAAAAGTAttgccaaaaatggaacaatTTGCGGCAGAAGGCTTCAGTCCAGGAATACACTCAAGAATTCCAACAATACTCTGTATCCTTGGGCTATAGTGATGAAACCTTGCGCAACAAATACTACAATGGCCTCAAAAATGAAATCAAGGACATCATGTTATCtactatgttccaatggcaTCGTGCTACCGCTCAACAAGTCTATGACAAGGCAGAAGAAATTGCAAATCATATTGAATCTACTCGCTTATCCAACCCCCCTGCCTCTACCATTTGTGCCACTTCTACTGTTGTTCCCACTTCCAATCCCAACTCCCCTCCCACTCATACTTGTCTTAATGTGGGAGATAATGTATATATGGTTGATCCTACTActtgccgcgccaagaaaggcgctatcacttcaattgtttgcactacctctggcaatatgccaAATGTCAGGTGGAACAGAGAATCTAAAGACACAATGATCCCATTCCCCTCCCTTAAAAAAGATGAACGGCCTGCCGCTGCTGTCCCAgtcaagcccatccttgctCCCACCCCTGTCCTGGCCTCAAATTCCAAAGGCCCAGTtcccatggatcttgatggaaggggtTTGGCTAACCTCACTTGCCATGTATGCAGTGGTAAAGGCCACTTTGCGCGAAATTGCCCCtctaagcccatgtctggacatgtggctaatgtcaaatggtcttgggaaaggcccaAGGAGGAAAGCCAAATTGAAGTTGTTTCCAATGAGgaggagttgggaaaaggaaaagccaaggccaactaa